A section of the Asticcacaulis sp. EMRT-3 genome encodes:
- a CDS encoding response regulator: MDHLLIREGRAAEIMLVEDNRGDALLAARAFRDARIKNNLSIADTGEKALAMLRREGAYADQKTPDIILLDLNLPRMSGEDVLRAIKADAALKSIPVVVLSSSSAEADINRAYEHHANAYVVKPIDLQKFREVAASIEQFFFMLAILPAPEAS, translated from the coding sequence ATGGATCATCTGCTTATACGCGAAGGCCGTGCGGCGGAAATCATGCTGGTGGAAGATAATCGCGGCGACGCCCTGCTGGCGGCCCGCGCCTTCCGCGATGCACGAATCAAAAACAATCTGAGCATCGCCGATACCGGCGAAAAGGCGCTGGCCATGCTGCGCCGTGAGGGCGCATATGCCGACCAGAAAACGCCCGACATCATCCTGCTCGACCTCAACCTGCCGCGCATGAGCGGCGAGGATGTGTTGCGCGCCATCAAGGCCGATGCGGCGCTCAAAAGCATTCCGGTGGTGGTTCTGTCATCGTCATCGGCTGAGGCCGACATCAACCGCGCCTATGAACACCATGCCAATGCCTATGTGGTGAAGCCGATCGACCTGCAAAAATTCCGCGAAGTGGCCGCCAGCATCGAGCAGTTCTTCTTTATGCTGGCCATCCTGCCCGCGCCCGAAGCCTCCTGA
- a CDS encoding ATP-binding protein produces the protein MNPHDSGGNFMPHGYCFLWQPGVLWLHVLSDLGIVIAYFSIPLVLLYILSKRKDLPFQAVFVLFGAFILLCGLTHLLNIWVLWHPNYYIEGVIKALTAITSIATLIVLIRRIPLAMRLPSPRQLAEANARLADLYQQSQEQGQVALTAVMDNVTDGIITIDERGTIESFNAACIRMFGYAADEVTARNISILIPEPDQKKHDGFIRDYLGAGAFSREMTGRRKDGHTFPLDLSVSEFELGGQRHYIGILRDISRAKQAEAARERLLKRLIDSNTELERFAYVASHDMQEPLRMMLNFSQIVAHDYADRLDEDGREYLKIIGDSAWRMRDMVQDLLEYARMGREGLSLGEVDMQVEINHVLENLRQLIIDSGAEITSDPLPKLYGSAVQIMRLFQNLIANAIKYQPEGQTPVIHIAAAEGGAFWQFSVSDNGLGIDEAFIEQVFEPFRRLHNWESIKGSGLGLAVCKRIVENHGGRIWVESKAGEGSRFNISIAKTLRPPAVEPSPDLSEPENPEQEA, from the coding sequence CGCCTATTTCAGCATTCCATTGGTTTTGCTGTATATATTGAGCAAGCGCAAAGACCTGCCTTTTCAGGCGGTTTTCGTGCTGTTCGGTGCCTTCATCCTGCTGTGCGGCCTGACTCACCTGCTCAATATATGGGTATTATGGCACCCAAACTACTATATTGAGGGTGTCATCAAGGCGCTGACCGCCATCACCTCGATCGCCACCCTGATTGTGCTGATCCGGCGCATTCCGCTGGCCATGCGCCTGCCCAGTCCGCGCCAGCTCGCCGAAGCCAATGCGCGTCTGGCCGATCTGTACCAGCAGAGCCAGGAACAGGGGCAGGTGGCGCTGACGGCGGTGATGGACAATGTGACCGACGGCATCATCACCATCGACGAACGCGGCACGATCGAGAGCTTCAACGCCGCCTGCATCCGCATGTTCGGCTATGCGGCGGACGAGGTGACGGCGCGTAATATCTCGATCCTCATCCCTGAGCCCGATCAGAAAAAGCACGATGGCTTTATCCGCGATTATCTGGGAGCTGGCGCCTTCAGCCGCGAAATGACCGGGCGGCGCAAGGACGGCCATACCTTTCCGCTCGACCTGTCGGTGTCGGAATTCGAGCTCGGCGGTCAGCGCCACTATATCGGCATATTGCGCGATATTTCCCGCGCCAAACAGGCCGAGGCGGCGCGCGAACGCCTGCTCAAGCGCCTGATCGATTCCAATACCGAGCTTGAGCGTTTCGCCTATGTGGCCTCGCACGACATGCAGGAACCGCTGCGCATGATGCTCAATTTCAGCCAGATCGTGGCGCATGACTATGCCGACCGGCTGGATGAGGATGGGCGCGAATATCTGAAGATCATCGGCGATTCGGCCTGGCGGATGCGCGACATGGTGCAGGATCTGCTCGAATATGCCCGCATGGGCCGCGAGGGCCTGAGCCTGGGCGAGGTCGATATGCAGGTCGAGATCAATCATGTGCTCGAAAACCTGCGCCAGCTCATTATCGATTCGGGCGCCGAAATCACCAGCGACCCCTTGCCGAAGCTCTATGGCAGCGCCGTGCAGATCATGCGCCTGTTCCAGAACCTGATCGCCAATGCCATTAAATACCAGCCCGAAGGCCAGACGCCGGTGATCCATATCGCCGCCGCCGAGGGCGGGGCCTTCTGGCAGTTTTCGGTCAGCGACAATGGGCTGGGTATCGACGAGGCCTTTATCGAGCAGGTGTTCGAGCCTTTCCGCCGCCTGCACAACTGGGAAAGCATCAAGGGCAGCGGTCTGGGACTGGCCGTCTGCAAGCGTATCGTCGAAAATCACGGCGGGCGCATCTGGGTCGAATCAAAGGCCGGTGAGGGCAGCCGCTTCAATATCTCGATTGCGAAAACGCTGCGCCCGCCGGCAGTGGAACCGTCACCAGACTTATCGGAACCGGAAAACCCGGAACAGGAGGCTTAA